TAAGTTCAAACGACACATATGACCCAATCAAAAGTGTCAAGGATATTTAAGTTATTGGTCTTATTAAAGTAAGTCAACAACATGGACCACTTATTCTAGTACATTTCTCCACGGTTTGCACAATAGTTGAACTTCCTGACATAAAAGTTGTGCAAACAAATTGCACATGAGGTACTACAATAATTTGACTACTACTACTAGCAGACACTACATAAGCACAAAGCAGCAAACTACTGCTTTAATATGCAACAATTACATAGGGCCATGCCCTTTCATATTACACTGTTTCTCTACCTTCTGTCATACCTGTGATTCTGTCACGTACGACTTCATTTTGAGTTCAAACATACACCACTTGATCCACACTAATGTTGGGCCATGCCGACGGCAATGcgattgaatgaatgaaatataaacaaattaatAAAACTAAACTGATATTCCTGGTAATGGCACTGCTGCTTTTGTTACTGTTCGCTGGCTCATGTGGTTATATGAGCCGTACCTGAAGATTTCAAATCATGTTTTGTTTATTAAAACTTTTCTTTTAAAGATGTTCATTCACAGCACTTTAGCCAACAGGAATGTTACGTGAGCacattatatttatttttaaaaagctgAAACCTCGATTTGATGTTCTTTGTTATAAGTATGATTCTGTTTAATTACTATTGAACTGTGCATTAAATTAAGCTGCCGGCAATTTTACATTATTATAAGCTGGAACTGCACTACCATCTGTTGGCCTGATTAGCTAAGTTAAGGCAGTGTTAGCTGCCCTAATCTGGCAATAGTTTCACATTTGATACTTTATGCATAATGTTTCTTTCTTGACATATAAACtctgcctaaaaaaaaaaaatctagaaggCCTTTTTCACTACCTACACAATTGAGTTTATTGGAAGGCAAAGTTTTTCTTGATGGCGCTCCTGCAACCACACAGAGTTATAAAAAAAGTGATACTGCAGAAAGGAAAAATAGTCAAATACACACTGCTGCTCTACCTCACACCTGTTAGGTTGTTTGTACTCAAATACAGATGGACCAATCTAAAGCCTGCTAAATTTTGAATATATTCTggttgaataaagaaagaaagaaagaaagaaagaaagaaagaaagaaagaaagagtaagcAAAATATTTTCTATGTGGCTTTCAGTTTTGTTCATATCTGATGTTTCGGTATACAATGGGCATGGCTTGCCCAACTGTTTCATTCTGAAAAGTGTGATCTGCTAACAAATTTTTACCAGCATGGCAGTTTCAATGCAATCAGAAGATTGGACAAACCTTCAAGGTCTTTAAACGATGGTAGGAGGCCGCACTGTTGCAGATGGAAAATGGCCAACAGTGTCAACTGAAAGTTTGTGATCCACGTGCCAGGTACTTTGGTGGTTACACCCTGGGCCATTGCCCAGCTCCGAACTGTGAACAGCAGTGGGCAGAGGGCAGGTGCCAGCTGGGTGCACGAGTGCAGTAGCCGGGACATGTGTACTCCAGACCTGTGTTGTGCATGTTCCGTGGTCATGAGCAGTGGCAATCATAAAAACAAGCAAAGCAAGAAGGAACTTTATGAAGTGGCACACGCATAACTACTAAATGTCAAGAGCAatagctgctgcaaaaaaaaaaagaagaaagaaagaaaagaaaaagaaataagaaagagagAGCAAGATCATTTTATTGCAGCCTATGAATGCAGCCTGAGATAGATGGGTGCACCACCATACTCATGCAACCAAGTTCAGTCTGCACTGTACAATTACAGACTGTATGCATGGGTTCTGAAGAAGCTGTTTTTTTGCAGCATCTGTTATTTGTAGGCACGTGCTTGCTGGTACACATATCTGATCTGCTATGCAGTTCCGCGAAATAAACATATAATAAGTAatagctgggcttgttggtaataaCGGGCTAGTTGACCCATCCTGGCTAGTTTCTTGTCTTTGTTTTTGTTGCCTGCTGTTCACATAAGGTTAAATAAAGGTGCTGACTCACCCTATTGTAACAACAATCAGCTTGAACTTGGTGACACAGTACAAAAGAATGTTGGCCTTACTGGTTATACATGGCTAAATAGGATGTTGATGAGTAATTGCCAGAGCTATAAGGGACCAATAATGTGAGCACTGTGTTATGTTTGCATTAGAGATTACTAAGGCTAAGCTTGACCTAAACAGCAACATGGCTAAAATGGATGTCTTGGTGATAACTAACATTGTACACAGGCCCATCACTACTGTAGCATACGGCCTAAATTTGCAGACAGGACATGAACTAGGCAACACGGCACATGATACATGTCACGTTGTCATGACAACATAACGCAACATGAAGAAGGTCTTGTGTTGCCTCCTTCCTGTCCTGCCTGTAAATTTAAGCTGCGTGCTACAGTAATcctgaaccaactagctcaggttAAACCACTTTTGGCCTGGCTTGTCAACAATACATTTAATGTAACCTCCTGATAAGCACTATATGGTTGTTACATAGTGCCAAAAGCATACTGGTCAACAAGTGTTGCCAATAGTGCAAATGGAAACCAAATGGAAACTGCCAAATGCAAAGGAAAAGGCAGACAATAGCTTGACGGCAGGAACCATAAATCAGACTTCATATCGGACTTCAGGCCACACTGACCACAGAGAACACATGTAAAGCAGGCATTACTTGAAAGATGACAGCTAGTGGTTATTTACTATACATCTGGCATGTGTTGCTGGTTTGTGGGAGGGTACTTCACTCAACCACACTTGCATGCTAGGTACATGTACAGTGTTATTCCTTTCCTTATGCAGGTTGTACATTTTGGGTACCACTTCAGGACTGGATGGCACAATTTTGATTTCAACCAAAGGTGTCATCTCCCTTTGCTTTTCACAATAAAGTAGTAATGAATGCTGGCAACAACAGTGGTTTGTACACTAGTGACAAAATGTCCACCTTAACCTATACTCTGCAGCTCGCTACCATGACATAATGATCAATGACGCAGAAATTCATTAAACCTCAGGGCTTTTAAACAGGCCctaaaacactttttgaacacagTAAAAAATGTTGCCCATCTGTTAACGAGGCGACTGTGAACATGTGAggcaaatattattgcactgcatgcagcaggtaATTTACAACCTTGTGTCAAAAGCAGTGAACAGACGCTTGCTCGTGCATCTGCAATGTAGTCATCAAGAGCTGATCGAAAGCAGTTGGCCGTGCAATGCTATTCACTTATTTTGTGATTAtaagaacattctcagtaatacataattattaattttgagttaaataagagaaaaatatatatatgtctgcTACACATGGTCTCCAAGATGGCAAGAGCCGCCACGGCGTGTCATGACGAGCCCTTTCGCCACCACGACAGTCAGCTTTTGGCTGGGGCTTTGCACTTTTGGCTCCTCTGCTGTACAGCTGCCAGTGCGCTAGCGGAGATGAAAAAATTGACAAAGCTGGGTATTGGTGCGATAATTCCACTTGAGGTGCGAGTTGAAGGATTTAAAAATTTTTCGCAGCTTGAGATTTATGGAACAATATACTTTAAAAGTGATCtattctatgattagttagaaaagtgtttcagggcccctttaatatcACTTCAATGCACTATGTCCATTTCAAAGATAGGACTGAAATGTACTATGAGAAACTAACATGTTGTTCAGAGTGAGGTCGCACTCTCTGCCCACAACGTTGTGCTGGAACTTGACAATAGGCACACGGGCTCTGAGGATGCGTTGCACCTCAGACACACCAGGCACAACATAATGGAGCAGGTCTCCAAGCGTTTCAAGTATTCGCTGCACCAATGTCCGATCATTGATCGCCTGGTTCTTGTCTTGGAAGTAGAGCTGCCCACTTGGTTCCTGTACATTGAAAGGAGAAACTGGTGAATAACCAGTATCTATGGCCCTTCGGCTCTCCATTATCAAATGGTGTCTGTGTGAGTATAGTTGCATGGCATGCTCTGTGCAGATGTCTACCTTGGGGCTAATGTTTTATGAGATCTTAGATGGCCAGACTATGCCTGCCCCAAGAAAGCATATGCATGCTACATATTGCTCTGAGCACACAACCATTTcacactagacagttttagtatagcgtacgctataccattgcgtatGCTAAAAGATAGCAgttcgtcactgcgcatgcgctgaacgctaaacgaaatagcagGTATAGCAGGcatacgcaacgcaaacgagttagcttTAGCAtttttgcgtggtttgcggagtttgcgtgaaacatggcggcggtccctaCTGCCAACTtcaaattgaatttggcgttgcttttgtaaaatgcacttcgtttgtagcaaatgattgtgtaaatggctttcgcttagaCTCGGGCCGCTTCAACGACAGAGTATTAaggataacctcgtggtgttttcaagatcgcttctcgtttcgaacgagtcgaagcctaatgaaagaaacatttgagatgtcagtgccacctatcgctacagtggggaaatagccgcaacgacagCATATGGTCTCTGAGGTTCGATGATAGggccggccaactaaaattgtagaaaacgtgcgcttcttagcgtacgctacactatagcgtatagcgtacgctataagttacgtgcgctaaactaaaactgtctacttaCACACACAATGTATGGTGCACTTGGCCAACACACTTTGTAACATTATATCATAGAGAAAACAAGGAACAATTTATACAGTACATCTTGTACCTATTAGGTGTTTACAGAAATGAGTGGCATGTCTAATTACAACGAATATAGTAGACAATTGCTTAAAAGCCATAAATGCTGCCTCTCATCTTACAGCAATATCTAAATGTGTACTTATCTATTCACAACACATAAGTGTAAGTGTGATAATTTGATGACACTATAGTATGATGATTTAATCACACTATTGCACAATATTAAGCTAAGCTTCTGCAATATTAAAGCAGCCATTCTTACTGTAAAAGGAGACTCCGGAAGCCCCAAAAAAGAGTAACTGAAGGACAAGTGGCACAGTTACAGGGAAGTTCCCACTCTAGCTTGCTGTGACATCATGGACTTTGAGAGCATTTATTCAGGTCTAGTTAATTGGTTATTAATGAAGAAAGACTAGGACTTTGAGAGCATTTATTGAGGTCTAGTTAATTGGTTATTAATGAAGAAAGACTACATTGCATACCAAAGGCATTAAAGAGTCAGTCTAGCAATTTTCAAGAATTTTTTCTGGACCAAAAAGGCCCAAATACAAGTAACCATtttgaaatccatgacatcacactGACGAACCGGTACCAAGGTTATGTCACAAAATTCAGGAAAAAGAATGTTCACCTTCCAGTAACAGTCTAACGTTCCCCCAAAATTAACTAAAGTTGAGTATGGGTTACCAGTCTAAACTTAAGTCTtgctttttagtgtccctttaaagcactCATCTTGCTTTCATTAAAACAGTCGCTAAAAAATCTACCAATTCATGTGTACAAAGGTGTAGTAGATACTACCAATTAAGATACTAACATACTGAAatagtttttcaattttttttatgcttctGCCAATGTTTTGTCTTGTTACACACACCTATTCCAATGTGGGAATTTAATGAGATGACACTGCACGACACCCATTGCTACCAAGTCATATACATGTATTTCTTCTAGTTTTTcagtatttctttattttcacaTACTAAGTGCCATGAGCAGTTTACTGATAGCTCTAAATGCTGTATTCTTTGCAAACGCTATgctttttatgttttgttttataCCTTAGTTTAACTGCTTTTTATGTCAAACATCGCACCTTGTATTTGATATATTGCCATTATGTCAGTTTTCTTTATGCGTTTTATaaccactcctgcctaaggcctctTACCAGAGGCTGGCAGTAGAGTTGTAGAGTATTTAAAAAGGAAATGACAAGAGAAAGTACAATTATAATGCAGTAGGAAGCATGATAATGATGTACACCATTCTTGTTTGCCCACCTTGTGCTGCAGTTTGAATGATGATGCGCTGCAGGACATACCTATAAATTTTAAGTTTCTTATACCCTGCTGAAAGGAGACAATGGGACATAGCAATTGCCTCAATTTTCACAGGGCTAGTTTAATTGCAGCCAACATCATCCTGCTACTCAGCAGAAATTGGCTATTGCCTCTTAAAACCAAACCACTCGAGCACGACTGTGAAAAATTATATATCTAATCAGCATAAGCTGAagacaataaaaataaattgaaacATTTATTAAATGCCTGATTAGCTGAAATTATGATGTGACTGCTATGGAGGTAGCTGACAAAGATGGTGTGGCCCCAAAATTTTGCATtgggaaaaaaaattaagccAATGGTGACAGATCATAATGAACTTATATATGAAATGGCGCATTCTAGTTTATTTTAATTTGTCTGTTTCAAATCATGCTAGCAGTAAACAGGAAGGTAAAAAAAAGCTAAATTTTCTGGTTTGGTAAATGCTTCTAAAGCTTTGTTATCATAAGAATTTATGTAATCCCATAACAAGAGACATATATGGAGTACACTAAACTGTATGAAGCAGCTACAGACTAAACTATTTGAAGAAAAGGAGAGCTTTTAGAGAAGCATAAAGAGTGCACCACGTAAAAGAAATTTTGATACTTTAACAGGCAAAGCTTATTCCTTTTCTGCTATAGCTCAAATAATGTATATACATAAAATCCTCCTGCAGAATAACTGATCCAGACAGCATCTAAATTTAAGAATATAAAATGAAGGCTTGAACTTATCTGGCAAAAAAAATTTATGAAAGATAAAGTTACAAATTACTGCCACTCTTTCACACTCAGGAGTCAGACGAAATGAATGATGTTATACCCTACTCACCCTGGCTTCTGGAACACAGTAGACCATATCAATGTCACAGTTATGCCTCCCAAAACCATTGACAAGGGAGCCAAATGGCAAGACCTGCCCTTTTGGATATAATCCACTTATAAACTCTTCAACTTGTCTGCAGACTACAAAGCCAAGCCGTGTCTCCAGGTCACTTAGCTTTTCCATCTCATAAAAGTGTGCCATCTGATCTGCAATCTGCAAAGTGAGTCAAACATGAatgtacaaatatatatatatatatatacatatatatatttcatgGTGTACAGCTTTGGCTATCGCCAGAGAGAGAAATGATTGCAAACAATCAGCTTCATAAATCAATTCATTTCATCAATCCATCAATTCATTCTGATGAAAACTTTTATGCTAAACCAGATATTTACTTTCAATATGCCCCTGGACTTAAACCCATGACCTTATGCTCAAGAGCGAAGCAAAGGGTGATGCAGTGCCTATTGTTATGCTGGTATCCATATATTACCCCTTCTGCACTCCATAAATGGTTTCAAATGTCACAAAATTTTCTCAAACAAGTGAGAATACATACACAAAAAATGTGACCTGCCAACGATGCTCTATGAGGAGGTCATATTATTCACATTTGGAACTTGCTTGCAGTACTAAGAAGTAGTAGTGCAGTAGGCAGCAACATCAAGTCATTGCTACATCAAATCTCTAGTGCCTGCCAATATTTAAAACCCATTAGGATCCTGTTAAGCAAGTTAGCCTGTTTTGCAGACAGCAAACACTGCAGCCGATTAACAATAAGCCAGACTTATCGGGACCACAGAATTTAATTCAAATTCTTTGAAATTTAATCAAATATACTCTAAAAACAGGTGTGAACTCGTGTGTCAACATATTCATGCACAGAACAAATTTATGCTTCCTGCACAACCCTAAATGAAATCTGGCACAAATGTAAGGGTACTTTGCAAGAAGGGGGACGAGAAAAAGAATGGTTGCACGAATGCTAACATAGGATATTACAGTTGTAAAAATCCACCGCGGTGGCTttatggctatggtgttgaactGGTAAGCACGAGGTTGTAAGATCAAATTCCTGTGGCCgccgctgcatttcgatgggggtgaaatgcaaaaacgctcgtgtctCTTGCGTTGGGGGCATGTTAAGGATTCcgtggtggtcaaaatgaatctggagtcccccactacagtgtgcatCATAGTCAAATGGTGGTTTTAGCCCATAAAACCACAGAATTAAATTCAGTTTACAGTTGTACACATGTGGCTGCCCATGTGGCGCCATCTTGCAGTGGTGCATCTCAATGAACACAAGAGCATGagtatgaaaatatttatgattTTGACTACTTACGCCTCATGAATGTTGTCGGCCATTTATGGCCACTGTGCTCTACTCTGGGAAGTCAAAAAGTTTGGATTAAGTGGCTTCAATATGCACTGAAAACATACTGGTCCAACCAAAATTATATATTTGTCAGAATTGCCATGAATTTTAAATTACTGAGTTTGTATGATCATGAGTCAACTGCGGATAGTTTCTTCCTGCACAACAAAACACAGTTAAAAGTGCTGCTAAAATATAAATACAGAGGAAGAATGCCTTTCATCCGAGCCAGAACACCACCCAGCCAGCAGGGGCGACAACTCCCTCAGTGAGTTCAGGCACCAGTAATACTTTATCCAAACACACTATATTAGAGTCAAGCTGATACAGGTTTTATCACTGTCTTGAAAGCCATATAGCGCTGGAGCACGTGTGCATAAGCTAGCCTCCGAGAGTCAGCGAAATTGAGGGCTAAGCAATTGAGCTTTCAGAGTAATGAAAGTAAGTTCTATCATGAACGCCACATACAGAAATGTAACTACGTGTGTATGCACACCAAAGTTGGCAACAGGCAAAAGTGCTACAAGCTTGCAGACTTGCAAGACTGCACAGCATCATCCATCTCTGACAGTGCTGCGCACCAGCACATGGGTAATCGCCCCACCTACCTGACATCATGTGTGCTGCAACTAAAAATTTCTCTTCCACGGGGTGCGACACACACTACTGGCCCATTCAGCAGCAATAAAGAAGCTCCTCACAACTTGTCTTTCCTTTGATGAAAGCTACATTACTTCATTACTTGAAGGTACTTCTGATGTGTGATACAAGTATTGCGTCCGAACTTCCCACCAAAAGAGTGAGCAGGAATGCCCTGCGAACGTCAATACCATGGTAGCTGATTGCTATGAGTCTGCAGCCCCACAATTTCTGTCATTTTGCTACGGTCCTAGTCATACCTATATGATGTAATGACAAAACATGAAAACTTATTTTTTTGCGGCCATTCTTCATGATTATGATGCGATGTAATTAATGACTAGTCTCATGCCTTTTATTTCACAATTTTTAACTCATATGTATTCCAAATTATGGCACTTTCACATACACATGTCCAAGGTTAAGTTTGCACATCAAGTTCATAAGCAGCATGCACTGACTTGATATGTTAGTCTGGAAGAAGTAGCTGAAGTAGCTTTAATCAAGCACTTTACATGGCTTTTAGAGTTAATAAGTTGACAATGACCTTACCGTACTGCTTTGAATCAATTTGATTGCTTTAGTCTGAGGTGTAACATTTGAAGATGCTTCTATAGTAACAGAGAAAGATTTCTTGAGTGGTCTCATTCCTTTCTTCTGCGCAAATTTCAATAGTCTTGTCCGCACAGGGAAGCCATCAGATGACAGGTGACCACAATTTTCTAAGAGCTCTTGCACCTCGTCCGAGCTGCTGAATTCTAGAAGCACTTGACACTGCACGAAAGAAACGTCATGGTAGATACACAAAACATATAGGCACCGTGCAGTGCTCTTTGCGAAAAACCGATGACGAAGTCAGGTCTTACTTTGTGGGAGTTATCCGCGTAGTAGTATGCCTTCTGAATGTTTCCGTACCGTGAACATTCCTGACAAAGCTCCGTGATTTTGTGTCGATTTTCAACTTCTACAAGAATGGTTGCAGCTGATTCCCTTCTCCTCTGAGAAAGGATTCCATCGAATGATAGCGGGGTATGGTCCTTGTTTTCTGCAAGAATTAGGGTGAACAAGTATTTCCATTGAGGAGCATGGTACTGAAAGACGGTCTTAGATCGAGTGATCACGATAACAGAAGCCCTCAAGAGAGACCGATTCTGAGACGAAAGTGTTAGAAATGGAAAACGATGTCTATACACACTAAACGTGAACAACAATCTTGACTGCGGCTAAGATTGGTGCCTACGTTAAGGACACGGCGAGATCGACAAATAAGCAAAATGAAATTTCTAGTTATTAGAAGACTTGGAATAACTTACGAGAGCAAAGAAGCTGCTTCCTTATTACATGTTGGATACGTCGTCCGAGTAATGCTGCTCTGGACGGTAGGATTAACTGTTTTGAGTGAAAACAGCTCATTTTGAACGCAACCGCACTGTATACTTTATCGTTTCACGGGGGCAGCCATTTTTTAAATGTCATAGTGGCCAACGACCGAGTCTTTGCTTTGGCTGCCTTTGACCGATGTGTCGTGTCGCCATGTATCTTGTATCGGGGACCTGCATGGAGTACTATCGGGTTAGTTCCACAAATAAGTGCTTTGGACGCATTAAAATTCTACGCGTGCAGTGCATTTTGCTTgtactacactctaagaagagtttacaccttttggagtaccccttctgccacacaacgataatcgtaatctgccttgatgcgtttcctttatttaacgctgtgagcccggtactttcaataacgacggcatgtgcgttatcagcatgatagtattcccgacaggaaagtagcgggcgcggcgttttcaacaaaggaaacgcatcaagggagatgacgattatcgttgtgtggcagaaggggcacgccaaaggatgtaaactgttcttagagtgtagcacGAGCAGCGACATAAACGTACGCAAAAAGCACGGCTTTTCAGATTGTAGTGTGACTTGCAACGTGCTTGCAACAGCACAATGtcacaatctcggaggccatacaaaaccttatcatcatcatcatcatcatcatcatcagcagcagcagcagcagcagcagcagaaatcGAATTAAGTGGGACGAAACAGAAAAACAATTAAAAACGGAAAATTTTCAGGTATTTGGAGTTGCCGAAacccatttaagagatgaggaagagccaCCATTCATTGCAGGATACACCTGGgtagagaaggagattcttgatgatgggaaggaaaggttggggtaaagtgcagcgcagtaactgtctctcaacagaggacacctcaaccgcgctgcacagggggtagggaatgaaagtagagggagagaaagtgcaccagaaacagcagcacgccgcggaaatgtgatggagctaaaggcggtcggcgaggccgacggcctcggcgaatgtcaggagcgcacgtagtagtgtcctgtgtcgtgaagggcagcccgagggttgcaggagttcagtcacggtgtcgcacggcaggccgtgcccacggtaAACACGGGCAAGAGACGCGCGCACGAGCGAAAAGTTGGGGCACTCACATAGCAGATGCTGGAGTGTCTCGatcgcgccgcagtcgccgcgtagggtgcaacagaaaaaggaaagaacgcagaggaggaggccttggggcgctagtgaagggacaggactgggaaatggtaagggagagctgcagtgagcacatgtggctcaagggcacTGTAGAGAATGTAGAGACAATCCTGGAAGTTGTGTATCTCAAAACGGGGAATGAGGCGAAAGAGGAGAAcgcaaaacatttcaaatgtatggccaaggacatcagggagttaGCTATGAAACGGGAGATGATGATCCAAGCggacatgaatgcacatttggaatacttagacggggcgacagatgcaacggggcagatgttagtagatttttgtgaggccCATGATTTTGTaatagttaatactgaaattaaatgcgaTGGGAAGATAACATGGGAAATAAATAACTCCCACTCGACAATtgactactgcctaatgtcccacaagctgtatgaacggttgggaggaatggaaattg
This Dermacentor albipictus isolate Rhodes 1998 colony chromosome 1, USDA_Dalb.pri_finalv2, whole genome shotgun sequence DNA region includes the following protein-coding sequences:
- the LOC135899379 gene encoding poly(A) RNA polymerase, mitochondrial-like, encoding MSCFHSKQLILPSRAALLGRRIQHVIRKQLLCSQNKDHTPLSFDGILSQRRRESAATILVEVENRHKITELCQECSRYGNIQKAYYYADNSHKCQVLLEFSSSDEVQELLENCGHLSSDGFPVRTRLLKFAQKKGMRPLKKSFSVTIEASSNVTPQTKAIKLIQSSTIADQMAHFYEMEKLSDLETRLGFVVCRQVEEFISGLYPKGQVLPFGSLVNGFGRHNCDIDMVYCVPEAREPSGQLYFQDKNQAINDRTLVQRILETLGDLLHYVVPGVSEVQRILRARVPIVKFQHNVVGRECDLTLNNMSGVHMSRLLHSCTQLAPALCPLLFTVRSWAMAQGVTTKVPGTWITNFQLTLLAIFHLQQCGLLPSFKDLEDKKRLKTWQKSRLPDEKGGTFEDILRSFFEYYASFNFKSKGIAPFSGQTLEKPEYTAMFVQNPLDRQLNASRNVGLSDLKKLQGSMAEALSLMDNAPRKITVEKPWGIMALFTAQTAAARKQQEAMHRRFQVHELFQESKEAGENYVIEATVTGVKTAS